In one window of Primulina tabacum isolate GXHZ01 chromosome 8, ASM2559414v2, whole genome shotgun sequence DNA:
- the LOC142553313 gene encoding LOW QUALITY PROTEIN: uncharacterized protein LOC142553313 (The sequence of the model RefSeq protein was modified relative to this genomic sequence to represent the inferred CDS: deleted 1 base in 1 codon) — protein MGVEVENTSSPIQTVTMTQSSASTSGPKTSMFAKKPGFVIPKNKLSGSLVPLVRGAKKGDGDTQNEEASNRAERKTKWGPDLTLDATVRKGRASAYQARINQISQQLTLGSLAMDHNQGPLSTSEFKKLSYHQLSRETLEMLEVEKREIIGELLKLNPSYKAPPDYKPLLKEANVPIPIKEHPGYNFIALIFCPASDTQKRLEKETGAKIRVYGTKADKGGKFEVSATDAKETVSSYEDLYVHVSADTFEKIDAAVALIELLITPVSVNALSSSTTLTSIADVNVIADPIQSMPSSFKAPPLVNQGMAQPSTGALPTQTQGDMPQYPQAWFSAGPTQIPLFRQSGLVPPINYYSAPLFGNPVQANSTSTPSFFGPPPIIPASFSLVPQNSSFAASRPQPPIALQPPQIPMAPLLVRSQGNIAMASQNMAMSVAPRVNIPNNMISPIPAPIQSAGGAPLGHPIASLSYGSAPQPQRGFSPLLPPMASESVSSSIWPMQPAIPPVAMRAPSPNIMSGSTPISFPGTSSASFLQPGMNNSVSAAIPRPPQHGSSADFTFQPQRPQNTFSQVSLQSSQPANHNLAPPIQTGHAPLTPPSPLVRPLMNNMNPYQVQSFPRIQVRHQMNQPRQQISTDLVGSPAAPLVTPRGLPLLGHNTISSGIFQHMQPRNLAPPHIIGNPAGPFPPRAANLINSIPQSHSPGATPHRFPSPRPHFGNHPGKPFSGGTQLTYDPFSPTSAPLNPQMGGNAAKLPNEIDPEYEDLMASVGVK, from the exons ATGGGAGTAGAGGTTGAGAATACATCTAGCCCTATCCAGACC GTTACTATGACTCAATCATCTGCATCAACTAGTGGGCCAAAGACATCCATGTTCGCAAAAAAACCAGGATTTGTTATCCCAAAAAACAAGTTATCTGGCTCACTTGTTCCTTTAGTTCGGGGCGCGAAAAAGGGAGACGGTGATACACAGAATGAGGAAGCTTCTAATCGGGCTGAGAGAAAAACCAAATGGGGCCCTGATCTAACCCTGGATGCCACTGTTCGAAAAGGGAGAGCTTCGGCATATCAG GCTCGAATCAATCAAATATCACAGCAGCTGACCTTAGGGTCACTGGCAATGGATCACAACCAAGGCCCATTATCTACATCTGAATTCAAGAAATTATCGTATCATCAGCTTAGTCGGGAG ACATTGGAAATGCTGGAAGTTGAAAAGCGAGAAATTATCG GTGAATTGCTAAAGTTAAATCCAAGTTACAAGGCTCCTCCTGATTACAAACCTCTGTTAAAAGAGGCTAATGTTCCAATTCCT ATCAAAGAACATCCTGGGTACaattttattgctttaataTTTTGCCCTGCAAGTGATACTCAAAAGAGATTGGAAAAG GAAACAGGAGCTAAAATACGAGTTTATGGCACAAAAGCGGATAAGGGAGGGAAG TTTGAGGTTAGTGCTACCGATGCCAAAGAAACAGTCAGTTCTTATGAAGATCTGTATGTACATGTATCAGCTGACACATTTGAGAAAATTGATGCAGCTGTGGCTTTGATTGAATTGCTAATCACCCCGGTTTCG GTGAACGCATTGTCTTCTTCAACGACATTGACCTCAATAGCTGATGTCAATGTGATAGCTGATCCAATTCAAAGCATGCCTAGCTCATTTAAGGCGCCTCCACTGGTAAATCAGGGAATGGCTCAGCCTTCTACAGGAGCTTTACCAACTCAGACTCAAGGTGACATGCCACAATATCCTCAGGCATGGTTTTCTGCAGGTCCAACTCAGATTCCATTGTTTCGACAGTCTGGATTAGTACCCCCAATAAATTATTATTCTGCACCATTATTTGGTAATCCTGTCCAAGCAAATTCCACAAGCACGCCTTCGTTTTTTGGTCCTCCACCGATTATACCTGCAAGCTTCAGTCTAGTTCCTCAAAATTCTTCCTTCGCTGCCTCCAGACCTCAACCACCCATTGCTTTACAGCCACCGCAAATACCAATGGCTCCATTGCTTGTTCGTTCTCAAGGTAATATTGCTATGGCTTCCCAGAATATGGCCATGTCTGTTGCTCCTCGGGTGAATATCCCTAACAACATGATATCACCTATACCTGCTCCAATCCAATCCGCTGGTGGAGCCCCTTTGGGCCATCCTATTGCTTCTTTATCTTATGGTTCTGCTCCACAACCCCAAAGGGGCTTCTCTCCGTTGCTTCCACCAATGGCATCTGAATCGGTATCTTCATCAATTTGGCCAATGCAGCCTGCTATACCACCCGTAGCAATGCGTGCTCCATCCCCGAACATTATGTCTGGTTCAACACCTATTTCTTTCCCGGGAACATCTTCAGCTTCATTTCTTCAACCTGGAATGAATAATTCTGTTTCTGCAGCAATTCCAAGACCTCCTCAGCATGGCAGTTCTGCTGACTTCACGTTTCAGCCTCAACGCCCACAGAATACCTTCTCCCAGGTGTCTCTGCAAAGCAGTCAACCTGCAAACCATAATCTGGCACCCCCAATTCAGACAGGGCACGCACCTTTGACGCCACCATCTCCTTTGGTCAGGCCATTGATGAATAATATGAATCCTTATCAGGTTCAGAGTTTCCCAAGAATTCAGGTCAGGCATCAGATGAATCAACCAAGACAACAAATTTCCACGGACTTAGTCGGGAGTCCAGCAGCCCCTCTTGTAACACCTAGAGGTCTGCCATTACTTGGTCACAACACCATTTCATCGGGTATATTCCAACATATGCAACCAAGAAACCTTGCTCCTCCTCACATTATTGGTAATCCTGCTGGTCCTTTTCCTCCCAGAGCAGCAAATCTGATAAATAGTATTCCGCAAAGTCATTCTCCAGGAGCAACCCCACACAGATTCCCTAGCCCACGCCCACATTTTGGTAACCATCCTGGTAAGCCATTTTCTGGTGGCACACAGCTAACATATGATCCTTTCTCACCTACTTCTGCGCCTCTCAACCCTCAGATGGGTGGTAATGCAGCCAAGTTACCTAACGAAATTGATCCAGAGTACGAGGACCTGATGGCCTCTGTGGGAGTAAAGTGA
- the LOC142553315 gene encoding uncharacterized protein LOC142553315, protein MLLQTTAISTGASSLTSPFQATICHSHYCWSSDKNLTQNPRFSLPKTVFLPRLGKWFHVGNRSRISCHFGYFRAITPCATMLETPVLWAGRLCIFYALLKAGLAGSPTNPLISDMESGADDFGFYDWFQALSKPEKEAAERRKLVSKWHPTTKGTLRRNYRIPSKSEGRRLLKAIASLLSDDDQFRDATSHKGCQIRRENAHGESVCCNNVRALFDELPTPHLVVEISAFPVGPLTENDYAKAERLERVLRSGPSV, encoded by the exons ATGCTTCTGCAAACCACCGCCATATCCACCGGTGCCTCCTCTCTCACATCACCATTTCAGGCGACCATCTGCCACAGCCACTACTGCTGGAGCTCCGACAAGAATCTCACCCAAAACCCACGCTTTTCATTGCCGaaaaccgtctttcttcctcgtCTAGGGAAATGGTTTCACGTGGGAAACAGATCGAGAATCAGTTGCCATTTTGGTTATTTCAGAGCAATAACACCATGTGCAACTATGCTTGAGACCCCGGTTTTGTGGGCTGGCCGCCTTTGCATTTTCTACGCTCTTTTGAAAGCTGGTTTGGCTGGGTCTCCCACTAATCCACTCATTTCAG ATATGGAAAGTGGAGCTGACGATTTTGGGTTCTATGATTGGTTTCAGGCGTTAAGCAAACCAG AAAAAGAGGCAGCTGAAAGGAGAAAATTAGTGAGCAAATGGCATCCAACGACCAAGGGTACCCTTAGGCGCAATTACAGAATACCTTCTAAATCTGAAGGAAGACGCCTGCTTAAAGCCATCGCATCTTTGCTGTCAGATGATGACCAGTTTAGAGATGCCACATCCCACAAG GGATGTCAAATCAGACGGGAAAACGCTCATGGGGAAAGTGTGTGTTGCAACAATGTGCGAGCTTTGTTTGATGAGCTCCCGACTCCACACTTAGTGGTGGAAATCTCAGCTTTTCCTGTCGGCCCTCTCACAGAAAACGATTATGCGAAGGCTGAGAGACTAGAAAGAGTGCTCAGATCTGGACCTTCAGTTTGA
- the LOC142554464 gene encoding uncharacterized protein LOC142554464: MGSFIGHVADGFGLFIIGLWHIFNHIKLHAMNPKSYCSSLWFPTSRIKYLELYLIMIGSSTAIAMELFIGPHRHQPLDPDGTIPSNHLHNFEHSNISLTFFTYAFLSIVLDKLAPPAQYGLSNLLGAVAFGQQLLLFHLHSTDHMGLEGQYHWLLQIVIFTTLSTTLLGISYPRSFLNSFVRSASIMFQGVWLVVIGYMLWTPSLIPKGCFINLEEDHDVVRCHDEKALERAKSLANIEFSWFVLGTTSSVVALYLIMIKLYRKKNECQYSLTNFVLDEDENDNDVEALINGNDKIGGIKKKGAVCEALQPHMLELHRLISK; this comes from the exons ATGGGTAGTTTCATCGGGCATGTGGCCGATGGATTTGGCCTTTTCATCATCGGATTGTGGCATATTTTCAATCACATCAAACTCCACGCCATGAACCCTAAATCCTACTGCTCTTCACTATGGTTTCCCACCTCAAGAATCAAGTATCTTGAGCTCTATTTGATCATGATTGGCAGCTCCACGGCTATAGCAATGGAACTCTTCATAGGGCCGCATCGCCACCAGCCCCTTGACCCCGATGGAACAATCCCATCTAACCATCTCCACAACTTTGAACATTCGAATATCTCCTTAACTTTCTTCACCTATGCCTTTCTCTCAATCGTGCTAGATAAACTTGCCCCTCCAGCGCAATACGGACTCAGTAATCTGCTAGGTGCGGTGGCTTTCGGGCAGCAACTCCTCCTCTTCCATCTCCACTCCACGGATCACATGGGACTTGAGGGCCAATACCACTGGCTTCTTCAAATTGTTATCTTTACCACACTTTCCACCACCCTTTTAGGCATTAGTTATCCCCGGAGTTTCTTGAATAGCTTTGTGAGGTCTGCTAGTATTATGTTTCAGGGTGTTTGGCTCGTGGTCATCGGGTACATGTTATGGACCCCTAGTCTTATACCTAAAGGCTGCTTCATAAACTTGGAGGAAGATCATGACGTGGTCCGGTGCCACGACGAAAAGGCTCTAGAACGTGCCAAATCGTTAGCAAATATTGaattcagttggttcgtattagGAACGACAAGTTCCGTCGTGGCCCTTTATCTTATCATGATCAAGTTGTACCGTAAAAAGAACGAGTGTCAATACTCCCTAACGAACTTTGTGTTAGACGAAGATGAAAACGACAATGATGTTGAGGCTCTAATCAATGGAAATGATAAGATTG GTGGGATTAAAAAAAAAGGTGCAGTTTGCGAGGCGCTGCAGCCCCACATGTTGGAGCTGCATCGCctcatttcaaaataa